The following proteins are encoded in a genomic region of Toxotes jaculatrix isolate fToxJac2 chromosome 3, fToxJac2.pri, whole genome shotgun sequence:
- the dag1 gene encoding dystroglycan: MHNKPSLGCVGVSGGLDVRLPRTRALLLGLLLAVAGWLHPVSAEVEIDVLGEMVLMEAGGQSERVGGRSELEASMHSSLLGGFQEVTEGVRAMEAVAIETSETAATRQNVAVPTAFPDSSAVVGRIFQMKVPNKMEDVYLGDIVKITEMGKDSLPAWLHWDASSRVLQGLPLEEDKGVHYISVSISNHTKSSSSEVFSIEVHPEDHLDADSAQLASNQASTEDDVQPFMCGNEEPVTVLTVILDADLTKMSSEQRVELLDSMRSFSGVGLQHMKILPVVNNRLFDMSAFMAGPGNAKKVVENGALLSWKLGCSLDQSTVPNINSVQGPAKEGTMSAKLGYPVVGWHIANKKPHVPKRVRRQLNNTPTPVLAVLPPTTVVEPPVRIVPTLSSPSIAAPTESSAPPVRGPVPLPGKPTIRVRDPIAHTPTLGPPQPTRVMETTSTIPIQATMSRPTYVEATATPSIPTRKPTKKPRRPKSTPVPREPKTTAKPSTRATPLPGVIPDPFNEKPDLRNPIDQVNALVGTYFEVKIPSDTFFDKEDGTTDKLRLTLRQNHNEVVGEGSWIQFNTTNQLLYGLPDAQHVGKHEYFMQATDKGGLSAIDAFEVRVNRWPVNDKTPVIFTARFEGEPRSVTNDIHKKISLVKKLAYALGDRNSSRVSLRNISKGSIVVEWTNTSLPQHPCPKEQLTVMSRMLANADGRPSQTFRYSMEPEFRPLDVMVKGRASCRTYSFIPPGEIDLPEPPAVTPALGTGRQSTDDVYLHTVIPAVVVAAILLIAGIIAMICYRKKRKGKLTIEDQATFIKKGVPIIFADELDDSKPPPSSSMPLILQEEKPPLPPPEYPNMATPETTPLNQELRGEYTALRDEDPNAPPYQPPPPFTTPMEGKGSRPKNMTPYRSPPPYVPP, encoded by the exons ATGCACAATAAACCAAGTTTGGGATGCGTCGGGGTGAGCGGGGGCCTCGACGTGAGACTACCCAGGACTAGAGCCTTGCTGCTGGGCTTGCTTCTGGCCGTGGCGGGCTGGCTCCATCCAGTCAGCGCGGAGGTGGAGATCGACGTGCTGGGCGAGATGGTGTTAATGGAAGCAGgtggacagagtgagagggTGGGTGGGAGAAGCGAGCTGGAGGCCTCCATGCACTCCTCGCTGCTTGGGGGCTTCCAGGAGGTGACGGAAGGTGTCCGAGCGATGGAGGCTGTTGCCATAGAAACCAGCGAGACGGCAGCAACCCGTCAGAACGTGGCAGTGCCCACAGCCTTCCCAGACTCCTCAGCGGTGGTGGGTCGAATCTTCCAAATGAAGGTGCCAAACAAGATGGAGGATGTTTACCTGGGTGATATTGTCAAG ATCACTGAGATGGGGAAGGATTCCCTCCCGGCCTGGCTGCACTGGGATGCCAGCAGCAGAGTCCTTCAGGGTCTCCCTTTGGAGGAGGACAAAGGTGTCCATTACATCTCAGTGTCCATCTCCAACCACACAAAATCCTCTTCTTCTGAGGTGTTTTCCATTGAGGTCCACCCTGAAGACCATTTGGATGCAGATTCAGCCCAGCTGGCATCCAACCAAGCTTCCACTGAAGACGACGTCCAGCCGTTCATGTGCGGCAACGAGGAACCGGTGACGGTGCTGACAGTGATCCTGGACGCCGATTTAACCAAGATGAGCTCGGAACAGAGGGTGGAGCTCCTGGATAGTATGAGGAGTTTCTCTGGGGTGGGGCTCCAGCACATGAAGATACTCCCCGTGGTCAACAACAGACTGTTTGACATGTCTGCATTCATGGCTGGGCCGGGAAATGCCAAAAAG gTGGTGGAAAATGGCGCTCTGTTGTCCTGGAAGCTCGGCTGCTCGCTGGACCAGAGCACAGTCCCAAACATCAACAGTGTTCAGGGTCCTGCGAAGGAGGGCACAATGTCAGCCAAGCTGGGCTACCCTGTGGTGGGGTGGCACATCGCCAACAAAAAACCCCATGTCCCTAAGCGAGTGAGGCGCCAATTAAACAACACTCCAACTCCTGTGCTGGCAGTGCTTCCTCCAACAACTGTAGTGGAGCCTCCAGTGAGGATTGTCCCAACCCTGTCCTCTCCCTCTATCGCTGCACCAACTGAAAGCTCCGCTCCCCCTGTAAGAGGCCCCGTCCCCCTTCCAGGAAAGCCTACAATCAGAGTCCGTGATCCTATTGCCCACACTCCAACCTTGGGGCCTCCTCAACCAACAAGGGTGATGGAGACCACCAGCACCATTCCCATCCAGGCAACCATGAGCAGACCTACTTACGTGGAAGCCACTGCCACACCATCCATACCTACCAGAAAACCCACCAAAAAACCTAGGAGGCCTAAATCCACACCAGTGCCCAGAGAGCCAAAGACCACAGCAAAGCCGTCCACACGTGCCACCCCATTACCTGGCGTCATCCCGGATCCCTTCAACGAGAAGCCTGACTTGCGTAACCCCATCGACCAGGTCAATGCACTGGTGGGCACCTATTTCGAAGTTAAGATCCCATCTGACACGTTCTTTGATAAAGAGGACGGGACAACAGACAAGCTGCGTCTCACCCTGAGACAGAACCACAATGAAGTGGTCGGTGAGGGCTCTTGGATCCAGTTCAACACCACCAACCAGCTTCTCTATGGCCTGCCTGATGCCCAGCATGTGGGGAAACACGAATATTTCATGCAGGCAACTGACAAAGGCGGCCTGAGTGCAATTGATGCTTTTGAGGTCCGTGTGAACCGCTGGCCCGTCAATGACAAGACCCCTGTGATCTTCACAGCCCGATTCGAAGGCGAGCCACGTTCAGTAACCAATGACATTCACAAGAAAATCAGTCTGGTCAAGAAGCTGGCATACGCCCTGGGCGAccgcaacagcagcagagtgagtcTCCGGAATATCAGTAAAGGGTCCATTGTGGTGGAGTGGACGAACACCAGCCTCCCGCAGCACCCGTGTCCAAAAGAGCAGCTCACAGTCATGAGCAGGATGCTCGCCAATGCTGATGGGAGGCCCTCGCAGACCTTCAGGTACTCCATGGAGCCCGAATTTAGACCACTGGACGTCATGGTCAAGGGAAGGGCAAGCTGCAGAACATATTCCTTCATCCCACCAGGAGAGATCGATTTACCAGAACCTCCAGCAGTCACTCCCGCTCTGGGAACAGGCCGGCAGAGCACAGATGACGTCTACCTCCATACTGTCATCCCTGCTGTGGTGGTGGCAGCAATCTTGTTAATAGCAGGTATCATTGCAATGATCTGCTACAGGAAGAAACGAAAGGGCAAGCTGACCATTGAAGACCAGGCCACCTTCATCAAAAAAGGTGTGCCGATTATCTTTGCTGACGAACTTGATGACTCTAAGCCGCCTCCATCTTCCAGTATGCCCTTGATTCTCCAGGAGGAGAAGCCCCCACTTCCACCCCCTGAATACCCCAACATGGCCACACCAGAGACCACTCCCCTCAACCAGGAACTGCGGGGGGAGTACACAGCTCTGCGGGATGAGGACCCCAACGCACCTCCCTACCAGCCACCACCTCCTTTCACCACTCCCATGGAAGGCAAGGGCTCCCGTCCCAAGAACATGACTCCCTACAGATCACCACCTCCCTACGTGCCGCCCTAA